Within the Rhizobium sp. 007 genome, the region ACGTGATCGCCATGAGCAGCTGGAGACCCTTCGTACGGGGGATGGACGGGCTCTGCCGCTACACATGAAGCAGCAGGTTCTGCGCGAGCTGGCCCGAATGGAGCTGCTCATCGACCAGATCAAAGATGTCGAGGCAGAGCGCGACGACATGCTTGCGGAGGAACGGAAATCTGCTCGCGAAGTGGTGTTGCTGTCGAAGGTCGTTGGTATCGGGCCTGAGTTTGCTGCGGTTCTCTGGGGTGAGGGCTTGTTCCGACGCTTCGACAATCGGCGACAGGTCGCCGCGTACGCAGGGCTAGCACCGACGCCTTGGCAGAGCGGATCGATTGATCGGGAACAAGGGATCGGCAAGTCCGGGAATCCTCGGCTTCGTTCGACCCTGTTGGAAATGGCCTGGCTTTGGTTAAGGCATCAGCCAGCATCAACGCTCAGTCGTTGGTTCAATGAACGGGTCGCGCAAAATGGCGGCCGCTTCAAGAAGGTGATGATCACGGCACTGGCGCGCAAGCTGGTTGTGGCGTTGTGGAAGTATGCCAGCGCGGGCGTCGTGATCCAGGGCGCGGTGGTCAGACCGTGACCATCTAAGCGCATACCAGTTCGGCACCGGCCTGATCAGCCTCGCCGGAACCAGGTGGACGACCGAATTGCGGCCTGGCTTCAAACGCCGTCATCGAGAATGGTCTCGTCCTCCTGAGCCCTAGCCGCCGCAGGCGGGATTGTGGTGCGGCCGTTGGAACGGCGACCGGATATGAGGTTGATACGTGCAGGGCGCGGATCAAGGAACGGGCTCAGACCGCAGGTTCAAAAGGCGAACTCCGATGCGCCACCAGTGCCGGCTCATGGTTGGAAGACCGTTGCCAACACCGTTCTCGCGAGACCGGTGTCCGGAAGCCGTCCCTTACGACCTCTCTTCAGGCGGGTCTGACGCCAATCTGTCCTGATCCTGCAACGGCTTCGCCGAACTTCTTCCCCTGCGGCTTCGCCGCATTCCTCGCGAGGCAACAAGTCCGGCTTTCGCCGTCCTGCGCTGGCGCTGCGGTCCCGATGGGATGCAGTCGGCCCGATCGGCGCCTCACGACCGCTATCGAGGCCGCAAGGGACGGCTTCGGCAACCCAGTAAGGAGAACGACAATGGCTACCATCGGAACCTTCCAACAATCCGGCAACGACTTCAGCGGCGAGATCGTCACACTTTCGCTCCAGACCAAAAACGTCCGCATCGTTTCCGATACGCGCTCCAGCGGCGAAAACGCTCCCAGCCACCGCGTCTTCGTCGGCCGCATCGAGATCGGAGCCGCCTGGTCCAAGCAGTCCAATGAAGGCCGCAGCTACCTCGGTCTCAAACTCGACGATCCGAGCTTCACCGCTCCGCTCTACGCCAATCTGGTCGAAGACGAGGATGGCAAGGGCTTCAGCCTGATCTGGTCGCGGCCGAACCGCCGGTCTGGCGACTGACTGATCACGATGTGACGCCCCGCACCAGGGGCGTCACGAAAACCCGCCACCCGCGGCTCGAAACAGAAGCTTGACGAGTGGCTCCTCATATGAGGCCGCGATGGGCGCGGCCCGAGCAACGGAAAAGGAATACGACAATGGCAACCATCGGCTCTTTCACCGCCTCGAACGACGGCTTTACCGGCACCATCAAGACCCTCAACCTCAACGTCAAGGCGAAGATCGTCAGGGTCGAACGCTCCTCCGAAGACGCCCCGGACTTCCGGGTCCTGGCCGGTAATGTCGAGTTCGGTGCCGGCTGGCAGAAACAGGCCCGCGAAACCGAGCGCGACTACATCTCGGTCAAGCTCGACGATCCGAGCTTCCCAGCTCCGATCTACGCGACGCTGACCGAAGTCCAGGGCCAGGAAGGCCTCCAGCTCATCTGGTCGCGCAACACGCGCCGATGAACGGAACCAGAAAGCCCCGCGAAATCAAGCGGGGCTTTTCTTAATGTCACTTGCTGAGTGCATCCTTCAGCGCCTTGGCCGGCGCAAAGGTGAGCTTCTTGGCGGCGGCGACCTTGATGGTCGCGCCGGTCGCCGGATTGCGCGCTTCGCGCTCGGGCGTCGCTTTCACCTTGAACTTGCCGAAGCCGGGCAGCGACGTTTCGTTGCCGGCAACTGCCGCCTCGGTAATCGAAGCGACAACCGCTTCGACGATAGCTTTGCCTTGAACCTTGGTCAGGCCATGTTCCGCGGCGATCTTGTCGGCGATTTCGTTCGTAGTGGTCATCTTGGGCTCCGCATCTTCATTGAGACCGGAATCACTGCCAGTTCATTAAGTTGCTGTCATGGGGGCGGTATGGAATCGGAGGCGCCTACGAGGGGATTTCCACAGAATGTGCGGGGTCTATAACCCCGATTGCGCTTCTGTATGGTGAGGTCAGGGAACGTATTGGGCTCGCCCCGTCCAAAAGAGGACTCGGTCGACGATCTGAAACTGTCGCTTGACCCGATTTTCTCTCGTTGCGCGGAAACCCTTCATGGTGCCCCAAGAGACCAAACCTGTCTGCTTAGGACAGCGATTGTGCCGTGAGGGAAAAAGCCGCCTCAAGGTCGTGCGGCCCCTCCAATTTTGCCTCCGCTACGTTTCACTGCGCTCCGACAAAATCGGTTCCTCCGCGCGCCGGCTCCGCCGGTCGCTACGCGAACCTTGACCCGACTTCTCCCCTCAGGGCCGCGATCGTCATCTTTCACATCATCAAGGAGACAAAGATGACCATCGAACAGCACGTCGAGGAACTGCGCGCCGAACTCCGCAACGCATCGACCCTTGAAGAACGCCGAACGATCGAGGCTGAGCTCGACGTGGCGATCGCCGAACGCGAGATCTGCTGGGCCGAACTCGACGGCCGCATCGATGCTGAGCCGCCCTTCTAGGCGTCTTTTCGCCAAACTGCCGAGCGCCAAAATCCTCTGAAACGATCAGGTTCGTCCGATCGCGCCACAATTTATCACTGCCACATCTTTCGGTGTCAGGCCTTTAGCGACTTTGCAGTCTGGCCGCCGCGACCCAACACGTCACCTCAAAGATTTCAGTCTCGGGTTTAGGCGATGCTCTCTGCTGGCGAGCGCGGTTTAGGCCTGTACCCGCGCGAGCGCTTCTGTCTGAGAACGTCCAGGAAGAGCGCGACCGCTTCCTCCTCGTGCGTGAAATGATGCGCCAGACTCTGACCTCCCGCACCGATGCGCCCCCAGCGACGAATAAGGCACGCCTCCCCGAACAGCGTCGGCTCGATCGACATAGCATAATAGCGGGCCATGTTTTTCGTGGCGTCCGTGCGTTCGACATACAGCTGATAAGGTTGTGCAAGCATGCCGGCAGGATTGCGCACAGCGGATTCCGAGTCCAACGAGATATTTGAATCGGTCGGTCGCGATTGATTCATGACGATGATGGGTTGTCGGACACGCGGCATGATTTGGACGAGCCGCCTGCGGCGGACGGTGCTATTCGCTATTGCTCGCCCAGTCGGGTGACGGCCCTCTCGCAGTCGCGGCACCATGGGTGCGCATAAAGCGACCTCAGCAAGTCAGGAGAGGTTCATTCGCCGGCCGAACCGGGAGTGGGCACGACGCCTCCGGCGTCGTGGGCTCTTCATCTGACCTCCCATTTTGCACCCGCCACTCCTGCGTTAAGGACTGCGCGGCCCATCCAATTTTCCAGCCGACGTCCGTTTGGACGCCACCAGAAAATCGGCTCCTCCGCTTGCCGCCGCTGGCGGTCGTGATGCGATCCCTGACCCCTCGCGCTTACGGTGCGGCCCTCCTTCGGTCAGAGAACGAATATATCGACGGTGGCAGCCCGGAATACTGGCGACAGCGGACTGAGGGTGTCCGCCTCATTCGCGAGGCGGACAGGGCACTGGCACGTGTCGAGAGAGCGCCCATGTACATCTCCGGCGGCTATGACGAGGACGGCGATGTGATCCCCTTCGAGAACCTGGGTCCATGGGATGCGAGGGACGCGGCGATCCGCGCCATCGAGGCAGACGAGACGGCCGTCGACATCCTCGTCGCCCTGCGCCGGGCACACTTCGGCCTATGGCGCATCAACGCAGTGATGGGCGAACTCGAATTGGCCGAAGCCGATCACGCGGAGACCCCCCAGATCAATCCGCTCCTGGAACCTCCAACTCTCCCTGTGGTGCAGGTCGAGACCCGCCCGGCCTTTCGGGCCGTTAGGCGGACGCTGCCGCGACTTCCCCAAACAAGACGGAAAGGACGTGCACCTTGCGCTGCGCCCTCATGCTTCGGGCGTCCGCTCCAGGTGCACGTCCTTTCCTGCGGTGCGCGAGCCGTCTCATCGTTCGGATGTCATCGATGCCCGCTCCCTCCGGTCCCGGACATCCCGACACCTCACGACGACGGCTCGCTTCAGCATCTCTCACCAAACCGGTCTGGCCAGCGTGCTGGTGCTTCGGCGCGATCACAGACACATGGCCTGTGATCGCTGTTGCTTTGTCTGACGACTCGCAACAGCATTGGCGCCTCGGGCACGCTGGCCAGACCCGGTTTGGTGAGAGATGGCAGGATAGGCTAATGGTATACCATTAGCCGTTTCGCCCGGGGGGGGCGATCGTCGCAAAGGCGAGCGAGGGCTTCAGCGATCTTTCATTTTGTCGAGCTGGGTACGAAACAAGGCCGCGAGGGATAGACGTCGGGCCGGTAGGAGGGGTTGAGGCTGGGCGACCGCTTTCGTGGAGCGGGGAGCTTCCAGCCGCCGGGAGATGCACTGGCAATTCGGCAGTTATCCGGTTCCTCTAAACAGCGAATGGGTGAACCTGCCAATCGGTGAATCGCTGATTGGCCGAATCTGCGAATGCACAAATAGGCAAATCCTCGTTGCGCGAATAGGCGCCTCTCCGTTTGAGCGTATAGGTACGTCGGTGAATGAGGGGATCGGTATTTATGCCATTGAGTGAAACGGCAGATCGGCAACGAAGCAAATCCGCGAAACGGTGCGCCACTGATCGGGCGAATGTGCGTCTGACCGATCCCGGCAATCGGTGAATAGGTGATTGCGTCGATCGCTGATTGGGTGTTTGCGTGAACGCGCAATTGGGCGGCTCGGTGAGCAACTCATTCCGGAAATGAGCATTTGACCGAGCCGGTGAATCGGTGAGCGAGGGAATCACCCATTTCGCGAAACGGTGAAAGCGCGTCCAAGCCATTAGCAGGCTTTGCCGACGTCGCTATGTCGACGCCTGGAAATGCCGCATCTCACGGATGGTTGCGCTAGCTGGTTATGACGACTTGCTTTTCTCACATCACCGCCATGGAGCCGGTCGTGGCGAAGTCCTCGCTTTTTCCCGCTTGAGCAAGCCATCCGCGGCTGATAAATTATACCGGAGTATAAGTTGTTCATTCGATCAAAGCTGCGGGCAGACCGATATTTCGTTTCATCAATAATAGGGTTTGACTCTGATACACAATCGATCCCTCCTGACGAAGGAATGGTACAAAGTGCCATTTACAGCGGACTGCTCGGGTTGTGGCGCACAGACGCGGTCCGCCGCGATCGTGGTTGGCCCTTCGAGCCTGGTCGGGGACGCCGGGTCCGTGTCGGAGAGCGATATCCTCACAAAGCCTTGGAGACCACTGGATGCCTTCGCATTCGTCGAGTCACTGAGCGGTCAGACGGATCGTGTCGAACGCTTTGTGGTCCACCGCTTCTACAGCGCTTTCGCTTTCACGAATGGCCGGTTGACGTCGATCTGCCAGCATTGCGCGGAAAGCCTTCCGCCCGCTGCAATTCGCTCCGCTGTGATGAACGGCTTTGTCCGGTTTGGACAGAGGCGCCTTCTTGTCAACGAGCGCTTGCTGTTCTTTGCGTCCGACGTAGTGCTGACGGAATTTCGTGGCGCAACCTCGATCGCGGAAAGTGCCATGCAGGATCCGGACTATGCACTCCTGCTCATTTGTGACACCGAAAGCGCGATCGGCGAAACCGGCACGATCGAGCTCTGGCACAG harbors:
- a CDS encoding DUF736 domain-containing protein — protein: MATIGTFQQSGNDFSGEIVTLSLQTKNVRIVSDTRSSGENAPSHRVFVGRIEIGAAWSKQSNEGRSYLGLKLDDPSFTAPLYANLVEDEDGKGFSLIWSRPNRRSGD
- a CDS encoding DUF736 domain-containing protein, giving the protein MATIGSFTASNDGFTGTIKTLNLNVKAKIVRVERSSEDAPDFRVLAGNVEFGAGWQKQARETERDYISVKLDDPSFPAPIYATLTEVQGQEGLQLIWSRNTRR
- a CDS encoding WGR domain-containing protein; the protein is MNQSRPTDSNISLDSESAVRNPAGMLAQPYQLYVERTDATKNMARYYAMSIEPTLFGEACLIRRWGRIGAGGQSLAHHFTHEEEAVALFLDVLRQKRSRGYRPKPRSPAESIA
- a CDS encoding IS110 family transposase, with protein sequence MSQDGAHAAGTPQRELGAIFVSIELSKKTWLLTSMSPGAGEKMSRHIITGGDVAALFAQLIVLRRKASDRTGREYPFVIIQEAGLDGFWVHRALTAEGYESHVVDAASIATSRRKRRVKTDRLDGETLIRTLLAFKRGEPRVCSMLRVPAPDEEDRRRIVRERKVLMEERIRHSNRIKGLLFSQGITGYDPLRRDRHEQLETLRTGDGRALPLHMKQQVLRELARMELLIDQIKDVEAERDDMLAEERKSAREVVLLSKVVGIGPEFAAVLWGEGLFRRFDNRRQVAAYAGLAPTPWQSGSIDREQGIGKSGNPRLRSTLLEMAWLWLRHQPASTLSRWFNERVAQNGGRFKKVMITALARKLVVALWKYASAGVVIQGAVVRP
- a CDS encoding HU family DNA-binding protein, with the protein product MTTTNEIADKIAAEHGLTKVQGKAIVEAVVASITEAAVAGNETSLPGFGKFKVKATPEREARNPATGATIKVAAAKKLTFAPAKALKDALSK